The Gambusia affinis linkage group LG05, SWU_Gaff_1.0, whole genome shotgun sequence region GGGAGAGGGCTAAGATTTCTGGCTCCACAACACTGCCACACCTGCTATTTCCATCAGCAAAGGGTGCCAGGTTTCAGGGAGAGGCGCGGTGGGTGTCTGTCCCACTCAGGGCAGCGTGTCTCTTTAAATTTCTCAACAGTCctggaaaaatgtaataaagaaagCTAAGTGATGATTTATCAAATCATATGCAggtttgaaatttttatttttattatttttttctccatatttcAGTTCCTTTCATCACTGTGCAGATATTACTTAGAGGAGCAGATCAGGGGGTCACCGAAGACATCTACAAGTTGGTAAAAGAGCAAAGGAAGCCAGACagctgtttggttctggtgcTTCAGTTTGTCGGCTACAGTGTCGCATACAAATCATCTGAGTTTAACGTGAATATTTATGTGAAAGTTGCAACGTTTAGGAGTGAGCAAAGAGTGCACCTCAGCATAGGGGTagtttaacatgacaaaatgtgaaaaacgtCAAGCTGAGGCATTTTTGGAATATTGTTTATTATACAAAACCAAGAGCAAAGGCATTGTGTTTCACCACCTTTCAGCCATAAAAAACACTACTTAGCAGAGTAACAACATTTAGTTactcagagtaaaaaaaaaggcattacTATCTCTTTTTAGGAGCatgttatgcaaaaaaaatcagacttgTAAATACAGTTTACACACAAACCTTAAAAAATGTTAGCTAtggcaaaaaagagaaattttattCCAAACAATGCacttaaaaattaagaaaatgcaaaagaaaccAGCCTTTggtacatataaaaaaaaagtaaatttttatgcatctcttactaaaagTAaatgtgtggggttttttgttgttgtttttgcttgcttcaataataaacataaaatcaaacttcAGTGAAATATTCTGGTCACAGTCAAGGTACAGTCCAGTCATGTGCTGTAGGGTACTTTATGGTAGGGAAGTCATGCGCAGAGAAATCTTTGCTCCATCTCTTCATGTCTGAGCTGAACCTACTGATGCATAtagcatacatttttaattgaaactagagcttttcttttttttcaggttgTAAATCCAGTCTGTACAGATAAATTATCTCTGCTAATTTATCTGTAGCAGAGATAAATTAGTGAAAAGCTGTTATTGGTAGATCTGTAATGGTGGCCAACGCTGGAATCCAGACCTGAGCAGGATATTCATTCAGATGCTGTCCGTCGTGCCTGGCAGGTTAGCGTGGGCCATAATGACAATACTTGTAGCTGTTAGGAGTTATTCGCCTTCCATGATCAGGTATGTTCCACAGGATTCCACAAACACAGTTTGTCGATGAATACATTCTGAATAAATTTTCTGCCCTTCGTATTGATTTGGTGTAtacaagagaaaaaagagaaagtttaaAATCTTCGGAGTTTGTCAGTGAAGGCTTCTGGTTGGTTCCGAAACGCAACAACGTGGAGTGTCAAATGATGACGGTCTCTATGTGAAAGCCGTGTGTGTAAGTGAAGGAGGAAGAGTGTTTCTGGAGGGGAAAGGAAGCAGGGACGACAGGCGTGGTGCACGGAGAGGACGAGGGAGAGGAGGACGAAGTCGGGGAGCGGCTGGCCCATCTGGAGGGGAGGCGACGGTTGGCAGGACGGGCGGGCCTCAAAAAGCTCTTGTGGACAGAGGGAGGCGTGACCGAGGACTCTTCGTCTTCCTGTAGAGAGGCAGCAGAGTTAACATTTAGGATTATCCCGTTGTTCCGTCTGCATCCAAGCTGACGCACTTAGTTACTTAACATCGTTTCACATGTTCCAGCGGTTGTTTTCTTGAGCCTGGGGAACATAACGGGCATATTTCAAACAGGAACTCTAAACACATCGGCATGTAAAGGTCACACTAGTAGCTCTGATTGATTTCATCCccaaggggagaaaaaaagtcaagataGCTGACATCTGAGCGCACTCTTCTGAATCACCAACGTTCTGAATCACCAGTTCTACTAATGTGGTCCTCCCTATTTCGTTCTTTTCATAAGGCTCTCGAAGATGCCCTCATAATGACTCCCACAACATCTTTAAGATTAGCATGACTTTAAAGCAACGTAATTGCTTCAGTATTCTCATTTTTGTGGTCTGCCAAGGCCAGTTAGTCAGCCGGCTTCTTGCAGATACTTCAGTAATTACCACACAACGGCCAGAAATCACCGGGCCCTTCTGGAAGGACTTAGAGTCCAACATCAGGCTGGTGCGGGCTGCCAGTCCCCCTGTCTGGTTCTATGTTTCACTGTCAGCTCCTCAGGAGCCTTTCAGCGATGGAGTGGCCCAGAAGCCCAGATTATAATGGAGGCTCTGGCCTGCTTTTATCTCTTAGCACATAccagaaataaacaacattcCCACAAGAGCTGGCCTCTGTCGAGGGCAATTACTTACTGTTTAACAAAGTGTTGGAACAGAAAGCAGTGCACAATCCTCCATGTCCACTGACACAGCAAGCTTTGAGGACATAGTCTCACTGAACAGTGATCAGGTATAATGTTATGACCACTGACAGGAAGGTTGTTGGGAAAGACTTGTGTCCTTCCATACCAGAGCTGGGCGAtatgtcttaaattaaaatctaaaacttgtttcatttcaaatccGGTTTCCAATTTTAATAGGTTTTtcttattctgattttttttctctgaagtagaaattacaattaatttttaGTAATAcaggttttcatttcaaagatCCCGTCTCTGAGTTGTATGGTCGCATTTTACAGGACAGAATCAGCTGCTGGCAAGTTGTTGCTGGAGACCGCAGCACACCGTCAGAGGTCTGGTGGAGTTCATGCCTTGATGGGTCAGGGCTGTTATGGCTACAAAAAGGGGAAGTGGCAGCTAAGGCTGAAAAGATTAATTGTGactaattgattattgaaataatcatcaactaatttagtggtcgattaattgttaactggagtatgcaGTCTCAAAAAAGCCATTTGTTGAAATAACCTactcagagcaataattaagcccaaatggtacaaaaaaaaacaatttacactttgcatttatgatttaaaaaaaaaaatactttccttatctgtaaatatgttctagcCAGAACTCTTCAAGTGgcagtttcagtttcatctggttcaaattctgctaaATAAATCTCATATTAAGCATCTTTTGTAATCcaattaattggttaatttaaaaaagtaacagaTTAACTCTACATGGTATTGGTAAGTCAAGTAGAAAaagctgagcttttcacatgttgttaGAATGATCAAGCTTATGCTAAAGGAATTCcatgttattgcatttttaggcaataaaattttccttttcatacgaaagcagaatttaattatttgtttatttgcattgtttaaCGTATTTCcaatgtgtaaaaaatgtttaaatggaaaatctgcggaatgtgccaatttttataatccgattaatcgattaatcagcaGAATAAGTGATCAAATGCTCGactactaaaataataataagttattattattggcAACACACTACTTGGTAGGTGGACATAATGTTATGCAtgatttcatgttttagttttaatctaCAAACTGAAATACATGAACACTGAACTGCGCAGCTAAGGAAGGACAAGGCTTAACTCACCTGCACTTTCAGCTGCATCTCGTTGACGCTGTGGAGGCTGACCTGTGCAGTGGCTGATGTGTGCTTGTGTCTCAGAGTGGGACTTAAAGGCAGAGGGGCCATGTCCAGCATGTCCAGTTCTGTGGGGTTGGAAACCATCTCGTTCTGCTGCGCTCGTGCAGCGCTCTCGTAGTTTTTTAGAATCCTTTCCACGGCGCCGTAGTTGGATCTGGAGCCCTCTGGCCGAGGGTACGCAGCGAGGGTGAGAGGCTTCCACGGATGTTCGTTCATGATGCGATGGACGGGTCTGGAGGAGTCGGGCTGGTGAGGAGAGTCTGACCTCTGTCTTGGCTGCGCCATATGTCTTTTTTTGCTCTCGACAGACGGCTGAAGCGGGGAGACGCTGCCTCTGGCTGGCTGAGGTTTTGTTTCGTGGGGATTTTCCCTGTTAGAGTTGGAGTTCTCCACAGATTCATCTGGCTGGGTGATCACAGATGAAGGAGGCTCGTGGGTTGCTCTTTGTTGGGACTTCCTGGAGAAGCTGccttttttttgcagtttgtgcTTTACTGCACTCTGGGAGGGTTTTGGAGCCTCCTTGAGTCCAGGGTGTGGCTCTTCCAGTGAGGAGACGGAAGGTGTTTCTTTGGAAGCGCACCCGATCTGCACTGGCTCCGATTCAGTGTTCTGTTTGGTAGAAGTTGAGAAAGAGGGCAATAGTGACActttaaaatctgaatctgtGATGTCAGTGGAAACATCAGAGCACATGGACGGAGTTGAAGCGTCTTTGGGTGGTAATATGTGGCTTGGTGTTCCAAACACTGGTTGGCATGCCTCAAAACAGGTCTCTTGTACATCCACGCCTCTGCCCATCTCAGCCTGAAACAAAGTTCTGTTGAACTCAGCTGTTTTTCGCTCCAGCATCAGGTTTCTTCTGGAGCCCTGGAGGCTGGGACTAAGAGACTGAATTCCTTGTGAGACCGAATCCACGGGGAATTCCTGGATAACTGGAAACACTTGGACCTTTCCAACGTCAGAGTTTTTCTCTGGGCACAGATCTTTCCCAGCGGTCAATATGTTGACCTCGGAGAAGCTTTTCTGGACGGTCCCGTACGTCAACTGTTTGTTGTGGGCCAACTTGCTGGCGTCACAGGACCAGCGATTGTGGCAGCAGCCCGTGTTGCAGTTGGAGTTGGAAGGTATAGAGCAGGATGTTAGCATGCCATCTTTAAAGACTTTTCCCTCATTTTCCTGAAGCATGGCCTCAAACTTCCTGACAATAGATGGGCTGTTACACTTTCTGTCCAACAGAACACAGGGGCTATGGCACTTCCTCATTGTTGCCATAGGGGACTCTGGGATGTGGAGTTCTGTGTCTGGAGTAGAGGAGTTTAGGTTCCAGGAGGAAGTACGAGGAGGAATGGGCGGAGCCGCCGTCTCCATTTCAGAGGATTCTCCAGGACTTGTCTGATCAGAGGTGTTTGCCGTCCAGGTGTCGCTTGAACTTCTGTTGGCTCTCCAGGTGCTTTCTGGTGACAACGCGATCCAgttttcctgctgcagagcCCGGAGGTCATCGTAGATCTGGCTAAGATCGCAAGGAGCCTCTTCCACCTGCAGaaagtttttttcacatcccTCAGATGGACACAGGGATTCGGATTGGTTCCTAGAAGAAATTAGGAATCAACTTTAAACCACCTATATGGCATTGTCTAATGTCACTTCTTTACAAGCGAGAATTAAAGTTTTCCTTGTGCAGATTCCATTCTTTTCCAGACTCACTCTAAGCAATTTGGTGCatttttaaagtacaaatacaAGACCTCACTATGAATTTACTTGATTTACTAATTacgggaaaaaataaaagaaggatGAATAGACATATGCAGCCCTTAGACAATGAAACAGCAAGtagtttggtaaaaaaaaaagaaaatcattctATTTTAACTTTTCCTTATAATTCAAACCTGAGACATCCCAACAacttaaactaaatattaacaTACACTATGCAGTAAAAATATGACACATATCTTCTTTTtccttaaaaattaaatcagactaaatacttcctgttttaggtcagttgagagattatttgttttgctaaatgccacaataaagTGAGATAAATAAGTGCATGTCAAATTTTAGGTACGGTACACTtcaaattttaaagaaagaaaaaaagcaattctGGCCtagtttagtttgatttaatgtcacCAAGTGAAAAAAGTGTCTCTTTTTGtgcaaacatctggtttcaagtACATGTAATGGACTTAttaaaatctacataaaatTTGCCTTTCTCCAACCGTGAGGCACTTATGGTATTAATTGTTCATGTTATGTCAGCCTCATCAGATTCTGGTTATTGTGATGGTTGCAAAAAGGACTTCACCTCTTATCTCCGCTCTTTTTCCTGATCTCGTCCTGGTAGCTACAAAGCTCCTCGCTAACGCGGGCTATTTCCTTTAGAGCCTGATAAAGAAAGacacaacaaacagaaagacaatGAGACAAGATTAACGTTTTGTAATAGGGAAGTAATAAATACTACACAAATAGTCCCCTGATATTAACAAACGCATGTTGAAAATCAGCTTTAAACACTCACAGCATTGAGAGCAGTCGTGTTCTTCTTCTTGTCACTCCCATAACTCAGTCTGGCCCAGAGAGGACTCTCCAGAGGAATTCCTTGGAGACTTTTATCATTCCCTATGGAAACGTATTCCTGTGGCGTCCCACTGTCCGGAGCTCCACAGTGAAAATCCTCCAGCTGTGCTGTACCTCCAGCTTTCTTATTATCACCCGATGAGTTTTGCTTCCAGGGTTCTCTGGATCTAGTTTCAACCAGAAGCTCGGGTTGTAAGGGATCGCTCTGACTGAACCGCACATCCACGTTAAATCCACATGGGCTGTCGCCGTCGGCGCGGATGTTTCTGTTCAAACCTAATCCGGGTGACGGTGGGTTTCTGGTTGGTTCTGACGGAGTGCTGCTACTGAGCAGGTCCGACCGGGAGTTGTCGCTGAGCAGGCTGGAGCCCGTGCTGGTGGAGCGCATGCTCAGTCGGTGCACCGCGTCGTCGTCCTGCTTCATGCTGTCCAGGGCCGGACCCCCTCGACTGGATCTCACCTCACAGTACAGCTggaaacacaaaagagaaaaatagatgataaaaaaattaGGGATGCATACATATCGGCACCAGCATTGGTATCATGACcattatatatacatacacatataaTTTATCTGTATTTGACCATAACAATAATATCAGATATAGACATTggtagatgttttattttttttatttctgtgcatGCCTACAAAAAAAGTCTCCTTTATGCTgcaaaaagttacaaataatACAgtagaaatgcagcaaaaatgagAGTTGTTAGGGAAATTtgattcaaatttctttctgtGCCAAACTACACAAGCTGAACTTCCTCAACAAGGCTGCATTTAACCTTATAAGCATATAAATCTAAGTGGATATGTGATGATGAACAAACTGATGACTGAGTCTAAAATTACTCAATGTATTTTCAGCTTCCTAGTTATCAAAGTGTCCTCCTCAGGTTTCTATAAAGGCAACAGATTTATAGTCAAATACTGAGAGTTGAGATGATTTATGTTTAGCTAACATGATGAATCCGCTGCTCTCAGTCAGTGCTATAGTTGTGCAAGAAAAACGAAAATCattgtaaaagattttaaagttaaaggaTGTGTTATGTAAGCCCAAGCTGTAGACAGCTTCAGTCTCTCTTCACAGATAAAAGGAAATAACAACTGTTAACTCCGTTGACTCTTTCCGCTCTTTATTCGCTGCAGTGTCACTGATCAAAAATGGTTTTGACAGGGCTGATGTTGAACAGGACGAGTAGGAGCACTGTTACAAAATGCAGGCCTCTCAAGGCACAGAAACACCTTCAAAACTGACGGAAAGTTTCAAATGCATTGATTAAACAGTA contains the following coding sequences:
- the soga3a gene encoding protein SOGA3a, yielding MWSAFMNGAGLQGGGGGGFVQSQGWEFVPRSRIEKADRGRGKNRSPLRRISSPPTVFSHIQEPPIGASQTAGEGGAGTQTLEVLRGQMWPGPEPQQQQQMQQMRLKKKLEDLKKRHVQDKEEWMREKESLLRQVADIQGGENRRILLDLKTVLEEVQAEVKKEEEKRSDLQLQYTRDRCAWELEKAELKCRIAQLETREARGLGSGGFQSAAGLGSVTSRSPRESNSETSTLRREREEQRRILADTHSTAMDLRCRLDHNERDWLREKAELLERFDVERREWECQLKDMQKKIEELYCEVRSSRGGPALDSMKQDDDAVHRLSMRSTSTGSSLLSDNSRSDLLSSSTPSEPTRNPPSPGLGLNRNIRADGDSPCGFNVDVRFSQSDPLQPELLVETRSREPWKQNSSGDNKKAGGTAQLEDFHCGAPDSGTPQEYVSIGNDKSLQGIPLESPLWARLSYGSDKKKNTTALNAALKEIARVSEELCSYQDEIRKKSGDKRNQSESLCPSEGCEKNFLQVEEAPCDLSQIYDDLRALQQENWIALSPESTWRANRSSSDTWTANTSDQTSPGESSEMETAAPPIPPRTSSWNLNSSTPDTELHIPESPMATMRKCHSPCVLLDRKCNSPSIVRKFEAMLQENEGKVFKDGMLTSCSIPSNSNCNTGCCHNRWSCDASKLAHNKQLTYGTVQKSFSEVNILTAGKDLCPEKNSDVGKVQVFPVIQEFPVDSVSQGIQSLSPSLQGSRRNLMLERKTAEFNRTLFQAEMGRGVDVQETCFEACQPVFGTPSHILPPKDASTPSMCSDVSTDITDSDFKVSLLPSFSTSTKQNTESEPVQIGCASKETPSVSSLEEPHPGLKEAPKPSQSAVKHKLQKKGSFSRKSQQRATHEPPSSVITQPDESVENSNSNRENPHETKPQPARGSVSPLQPSVESKKRHMAQPRQRSDSPHQPDSSRPVHRIMNEHPWKPLTLAAYPRPEGSRSNYGAVERILKNYESAARAQQNEMVSNPTELDMLDMAPLPLSPTLRHKHTSATAQVSLHSVNEMQLKVQEDEESSVTPPSVHKSFLRPARPANRRLPSRWASRSPTSSSSPSSSPCTTPVVPASFPLQKHSSSFTYTHGFHIETVII